One part of the Acinetobacter sp. XS-4 genome encodes these proteins:
- the nadB gene encoding L-aspartate oxidase, with protein MDMPNLQTIHHFDVIIVGSGGAGLSLALSLPNHFNIAVLAKAALTEASTFYAQGGVAAVLDETDSIQQHINDTMIAGAHLCEMDAVQHTVEGGRPSVDFLLKQGVQFTLDEDEQLHLTREGGHSQRRIIHSADATGKAISTTLVERAKERKNITIFENYIAIDLITSHKLGHTDQANRAIGLYALDENTEKVHTLLAPFTALACGGAMKAYLYTSNPDIATGDGIAMAYRAGCRVANMEFNQFHPTCLYHPQARSFLITEAMRGEGAYLRLPDGERFMLRFDDRAELAPRDIVARTIDHEIKRLGIRHVWLDITHKSPEFIKEHFPTLYARLLELGIDITKDMIPVVPAAHYTCGGVVVDSNSQTDIEGLYAIGETSYTGLHGANRMASNSLLECFVYGMSAAKDIENKFDESFKLPEVPTWDDSQVTNPDEDVVILQNWDELRSTMWNYVGIVRTTKRLERALHRIEMLKREITEYYQDYRVSKNLIELRNLVLVSEMIVRCAMQRKESRGLHYTLDYPETSSEIRKTVLTPPNFAVEQPLVNTDI; from the coding sequence ATGGACATGCCTAATTTACAGACAATTCACCACTTTGACGTGATTATTGTGGGCAGCGGCGGTGCTGGTTTAAGTCTGGCTTTATCGTTACCAAATCATTTTAATATTGCAGTTTTAGCCAAAGCTGCTTTAACCGAAGCAAGTACCTTCTATGCTCAAGGTGGTGTTGCTGCTGTTCTTGATGAGACCGACTCTATTCAACAGCACATTAATGACACTATGATTGCAGGTGCTCATTTATGTGAAATGGATGCGGTACAACATACCGTAGAAGGCGGCCGCCCTTCTGTTGATTTTCTTTTAAAGCAAGGCGTGCAATTTACTTTAGATGAAGATGAACAACTTCATTTAACCCGCGAAGGCGGTCACTCCCAGCGTCGTATTATCCATTCAGCTGATGCAACAGGTAAAGCGATTTCAACCACCTTGGTTGAACGCGCCAAAGAACGTAAAAATATTACTATTTTTGAAAACTATATTGCGATTGATTTAATTACATCGCATAAATTAGGTCATACCGATCAAGCGAATCGCGCTATTGGTTTGTATGCATTAGATGAAAATACAGAAAAGGTTCATACCCTCCTTGCACCATTTACTGCACTTGCTTGCGGCGGTGCAATGAAAGCTTACCTCTACACATCCAATCCAGATATTGCTACAGGTGATGGAATTGCGATGGCTTACCGCGCAGGTTGCCGTGTAGCCAACATGGAATTTAATCAGTTCCACCCAACTTGTCTGTATCACCCTCAAGCACGCTCTTTTTTAATTACTGAAGCCATGCGTGGTGAAGGTGCTTATTTGCGCTTACCTGATGGTGAACGTTTCATGCTACGTTTTGATGATCGTGCAGAACTGGCTCCTCGCGATATTGTGGCACGTACCATCGACCACGAAATCAAGCGTCTCGGTATTCGTCACGTGTGGTTAGATATTACCCATAAATCACCAGAGTTTATCAAAGAGCACTTCCCTACACTTTATGCACGATTGCTTGAACTAGGGATCGACATTACCAAAGACATGATTCCAGTGGTGCCAGCAGCTCACTATACATGTGGTGGTGTTGTGGTTGACTCAAATAGTCAGACCGATATTGAAGGTCTATATGCGATTGGTGAAACCTCTTATACAGGTTTACATGGCGCAAACCGTATGGCAAGTAACTCATTACTTGAGTGCTTCGTTTATGGCATGAGTGCAGCAAAAGATATCGAAAATAAATTTGATGAAAGCTTCAAATTACCCGAAGTACCTACTTGGGATGACTCACAAGTAACCAACCCTGATGAAGATGTGGTGATTTTACAAAACTGGGATGAGTTACGTTCGACCATGTGGAACTACGTTGGTATTGTGAGAACTACCAAACGTCTAGAACGTGCTTTACACCGTATTGAAATGTTAAAACGTGAAATCACTGAATATTATCAAGACTACCGTGTTAGCAAAAACCTGATTGAGCTGCGTAACCTTGTTTTAGTATCGGAAATGATTGTTCGCTGTGCTATGCAACGCAAAGAATCGCGTGGTCTGCATTACACACTCGATTATCCGGAAACTTCGAGTGAGATTCGTAAAACGGTTTTAACTCCTCCAAATTTTGCAGTAGAACAGCCATTAGTTAATACTGATATTTAA
- a CDS encoding PaaI family thioesterase — translation MKSSKEEIVAFLEKEFPPSLEHCTIESVTPKAAVVYYHVDQRHQRPGGTISGPTMMTLADFALYIAILGEIGIIGLAVTTNFNINFLRKPAGDQDLRSECKLMKVGKSLVVGEVWIYSVGLDEPVAHVTATYSIPPKS, via the coding sequence ATGAAAAGCTCAAAAGAAGAAATCGTGGCATTTCTTGAAAAAGAATTTCCACCAAGTCTTGAACATTGCACGATTGAATCAGTCACGCCTAAAGCTGCAGTTGTTTATTATCATGTCGATCAAAGACATCAACGCCCTGGTGGCACCATATCTGGCCCTACCATGATGACTTTGGCAGACTTTGCTTTGTATATTGCAATATTAGGTGAAATCGGAATTATTGGTTTAGCTGTGACGACCAATTTTAATATTAATTTTCTAAGAAAACCCGCAGGTGATCAAGACTTACGCAGTGAGTGTAAGCTCATGAAAGTCGGAAAGAGCTTGGTGGTGGGTGAGGTCTGGATTTATTCGGTCGGTTTGGATGAACCCGTTGCACATGTGACCGCGACTTATTCAATTCCACCTAAATCATAA
- the lepB gene encoding signal peptidase I, which yields MDFDFNLILVPVTLILFAVWLLDKLVFKQRADKGRGNENFVITWAYDFWPVLAVVLVLRSFLYEPFNIPSDSMVPTLETGDFILVNKFDYGVRLPIVNKKIIDVGEPKRGDVIVFRYPPQPTISYIKRVIGLPGDHLVYDHGQLIINGQKVPKVLTQFSREKDVLDTPTSIYHKETIGTHTFTMRELEGVNVARQAPFINYVENGKYANQDGLYWEVTVPKGHYFAMGDNRDQSADSRFWGFVPEENLTGRAFYVWMHKEPGLHLPNFGRNGKID from the coding sequence GTGGATTTTGATTTTAATTTAATTCTTGTTCCAGTTACGCTGATTCTATTTGCAGTGTGGTTGTTAGATAAACTTGTATTCAAACAGCGTGCAGATAAAGGGCGCGGGAACGAAAATTTTGTTATTACATGGGCTTATGACTTTTGGCCAGTTTTAGCTGTAGTACTTGTACTTCGTTCATTCCTTTACGAACCATTTAATATTCCATCAGACTCTATGGTACCTACTTTAGAAACTGGTGACTTTATTTTGGTTAATAAATTTGATTATGGCGTGCGTTTACCTATCGTCAATAAGAAAATTATTGATGTGGGAGAGCCAAAGCGTGGTGATGTGATTGTATTCCGTTATCCACCTCAACCTACCATTAGCTATATTAAACGTGTAATTGGTTTGCCGGGCGATCATCTTGTTTATGATCATGGGCAATTGATTATTAACGGACAAAAAGTACCGAAAGTATTAACACAATTTAGTCGTGAAAAAGACGTGTTAGATACCCCAACGTCTATTTATCATAAAGAGACGATTGGTACGCATACCTTTACAATGCGTGAACTTGAAGGCGTAAATGTGGCGCGTCAAGCACCGTTTATCAACTATGTTGAAAATGGTAAATATGCAAACCAAGACGGTTTATATTGGGAAGTGACTGTTCCAAAAGGACATTACTTTGCAATGGGGGATAACCGTGATCAAAGTGCAGACAGTCGTTTCTGGGGTTTCGTTCCTGAAGAAAATTTAACAGGACGAGCATTCTATGTGTGGATGCATAAAGAACCGGGTTTACATCTTCCTAACTTTGGCCGAAATGGAAAAATAGATTAA
- a CDS encoding DUF4845 domain-containing protein: MRKAQQGTSYLAILFGVVIFAIAVKAVLAVWPAYWDDRLINNQIEELLQESSSEITPQKFVTQMDQRLEMNNIRDLHFKEIAQVFNESGLKVKKKYEVRKHFLSNIDLVLTFEKSFDKTSVQTK; this comes from the coding sequence ATGCGTAAGGCACAACAAGGTACTTCGTATTTAGCAATTTTATTTGGGGTGGTTATATTTGCAATTGCAGTAAAAGCTGTACTTGCAGTCTGGCCAGCATATTGGGATGATCGATTGATTAACAATCAAATAGAAGAGCTTTTACAAGAAAGCTCTTCTGAGATCACACCACAGAAGTTTGTGACACAAATGGATCAGCGACTCGAAATGAACAATATTCGTGATCTTCATTTTAAAGAGATTGCGCAAGTGTTTAATGAGTCTGGTCTGAAAGTCAAAAAGAAATATGAGGTAAGAAAACATTTCTTATCAAATATTGATTTAGTTTTAACATTTGAGAAGAGTTTTGATAAAACATCAGTTCAAACTAAGTGA
- a CDS encoding DNA repair protein RecO C-terminal domain-containing protein, producing MMRNEVLHGYMIHHRKYREKSHIVHLFTQEYGRVDGILRQTPPPQYQPIRLQATGKSELKNFTKLEILNQPVFFFGDAFFAGFYLNEVVLRLCPLEETMPQTFEQYQLTLLQLQQLSSHENPDLFLRQILRQFEHILLPELGYALDFSVDTQQQPIQAHQFYQFQVTEGFAPVVQASRSSLSGKAILSMLDYEQGQDFSLEQLQLLGKLYRQMITSLLGDRPLKSRQLWIQNTQTQS from the coding sequence ATGATGCGCAATGAAGTCCTCCACGGATATATGATTCATCACCGTAAGTACCGTGAAAAAAGCCATATTGTGCATCTTTTTACTCAGGAATATGGGCGAGTCGATGGTATTTTAAGACAGACTCCACCTCCTCAGTATCAACCTATCCGTTTGCAAGCCACGGGTAAAAGTGAGCTGAAGAACTTTACGAAGCTTGAAATTTTAAATCAGCCTGTTTTCTTTTTTGGTGATGCTTTTTTTGCCGGATTTTATTTAAATGAAGTTGTTCTTAGACTTTGTCCGTTAGAAGAGACAATGCCACAAACGTTTGAGCAATATCAGTTAACGTTACTTCAATTACAACAATTATCTTCTCACGAAAATCCTGACCTTTTTCTTCGGCAGATTTTGCGCCAGTTCGAGCATATTTTACTTCCTGAACTTGGGTACGCGCTTGATTTCTCGGTCGATACTCAGCAACAGCCGATTCAGGCTCATCAGTTTTACCAATTTCAAGTGACAGAAGGTTTTGCTCCTGTTGTGCAGGCGAGCCGTTCTTCTTTGTCAGGGAAAGCAATTTTGTCTATGTTGGATTATGAGCAAGGGCAGGATTTTTCTCTCGAACAATTGCAATTATTAGGTAAACTATACCGTCAAATGATTACATCGCTTTTAGGAGATCGCCCCCTAAAAAGTCGACAATTGTGGATTCAAAATACTCAAACTCAATCGTAA
- the era gene encoding GTPase Era, with the protein MHSDQINPDSNENQDPNNLIDQFFSSKGVTIPSDFKSGFVAIVGRPNVGKSTLMNHLLGQKLSITSRKPQTTRHKIIGIDSREKMQAVYVDTPGMHKKEVRAINKMMNRAAHSALRDVNLVLFVIDAYKWTPNDDLVLEKLKNAEMPVILVINKVDTFEEKRDILPLIQERAKLMNFAEIVPVSALRGANLEHLSETIEKYLPYQAPLYSFDQITDRSERFLASEIIREKIMRQLGEELPYDLTVQIESFKTEEEAVNEKTGRLKPACTYIDATIFVDRAGQKAIVIGEKGAKLKTIGMDARKDMERMFEQKIMLTLWVKVKGGWSDDERALKSLGYSDI; encoded by the coding sequence ATGCATTCTGATCAAATCAATCCAGATTCAAATGAGAACCAAGATCCTAATAATCTGATTGATCAATTTTTTAGTTCCAAAGGCGTAACAATTCCTTCGGATTTTAAGAGCGGATTTGTGGCGATTGTAGGACGTCCAAATGTGGGTAAATCTACCCTCATGAACCATTTGCTAGGTCAAAAGCTCTCTATTACTTCGCGTAAACCTCAAACAACACGTCATAAAATTATTGGTATTGATTCGCGTGAAAAAATGCAGGCGGTATATGTAGATACCCCAGGTATGCATAAAAAAGAAGTGCGCGCTATTAATAAAATGATGAACCGTGCAGCTCATTCTGCATTGCGCGACGTTAATTTGGTCTTATTTGTTATTGATGCTTATAAGTGGACCCCAAATGACGACTTAGTGCTTGAAAAACTCAAGAATGCTGAAATGCCAGTTATTTTGGTGATTAACAAGGTTGATACTTTTGAAGAGAAAAGAGATATTCTTCCTTTAATTCAAGAGCGTGCCAAGCTTATGAATTTTGCCGAGATCGTTCCTGTATCTGCGTTACGCGGAGCAAATCTGGAACACTTGAGCGAAACGATTGAGAAGTATCTTCCTTATCAAGCGCCTTTGTATTCATTTGATCAGATTACTGACCGTTCTGAACGCTTTTTAGCTAGCGAAATTATTCGTGAAAAAATTATGCGTCAGTTAGGTGAAGAACTACCTTATGATTTAACAGTACAAATTGAATCTTTCAAAACGGAAGAAGAGGCTGTTAATGAAAAAACGGGTCGTTTAAAACCAGCTTGTACTTATATTGATGCAACGATTTTTGTAGATCGTGCGGGCCAAAAAGCGATTGTGATTGGTGAAAAAGGTGCCAAGCTTAAAACAATCGGTATGGATGCTCGAAAAGACATGGAAAGGATGTTTGAACAAAAAATTATGCTCACACTTTGGGTAAAAGTGAAGGGTGGCTGGTCTGATGATGAGCGCGCCTTAAAAAGCTTAGGATATAGTGATATCTAA
- a CDS encoding NF038104 family lipoprotein encodes MKTITSLMAIIGCTLMLQGCVYKLVTVPVGIAYKTTKGVVKGTAAVVGAVIPDGDDEDDKKEKESEE; translated from the coding sequence ATGAAAACAATTACATCATTGATGGCTATAATTGGATGTACATTGATGTTACAAGGTTGTGTATATAAGCTTGTAACCGTACCAGTAGGTATCGCCTATAAAACTACAAAAGGTGTTGTTAAAGGTACAGCGGCTGTTGTGGGGGCGGTAATTCCTGACGGTGATGATGAGGATGATAAAAAAGAAAAAGAATCTGAGGAATAG
- the lepA gene encoding translation elongation factor 4: MAQAKKSVDIKNIRNFSIIAHIDHGKSTLADRFIQMCGGLQDREMQAQVLDSMELERERGITIKAASVTLYYTHPNGQEYQLNFIDTPGHVDFSYEVSRSLAACEGALLVVDAAQGVEAQSVANCYTAIEQGLEVLPILNKIDLPQAEPERVIHEIEEIIGIEATDAPTCSAKTGLGVEGVLERLVDVIPAPEGDRDAPLQALIIDSWFDNYLGVVSLVRIKQGRIRKGDKMLVKSTGQTHPVTSVGVFNPKHTETDILEAGEVGFVIAGIKDIFGAPVGDTITLASTPDVAILPGFKKVKPQVYAGLFPIDASDFEPFREALQKLQINDSALFFEPESSDALGFGFRCGFLGMLHMEIVQERLEREYDLDLISSAPTVIYEALTKKGETIYIDSPSKMPDGSTVEDLREPIAECHILVPQEYLGNVMTLCIERRGVQKDMKFLGNQVSITFEIPMAEVVMDFFDKLKSCSRGFASLDYNFVRFESSALVKVDVLINSDKVDALAMICHRNDARHRGIALVEKMKDLIPRQMYDVAIQAAIGAQIIARSTVKAMRKNVLAKCYGGDVSRKKKLLSKQKEGKKRMKQVGSVEIPQEAFLAVLKVER, from the coding sequence ATGGCGCAAGCTAAAAAATCCGTCGATATCAAAAATATACGAAATTTCTCGATTATTGCTCACATTGACCATGGTAAGTCTACATTGGCTGACCGTTTTATTCAGATGTGTGGTGGTCTACAAGATCGTGAAATGCAAGCTCAAGTCTTAGACTCAATGGAGCTTGAGCGCGAACGTGGGATTACCATTAAAGCCGCTTCTGTAACGCTATATTATACTCATCCTAATGGTCAGGAATATCAACTTAACTTTATTGATACTCCTGGACACGTAGACTTCTCGTATGAAGTTTCTCGTTCATTAGCTGCATGTGAAGGTGCGCTATTGGTTGTAGATGCTGCACAAGGTGTAGAAGCACAATCAGTTGCAAACTGTTATACCGCGATTGAACAAGGTCTCGAAGTTCTTCCAATTTTAAATAAAATTGATTTACCGCAGGCTGAACCTGAACGTGTAATTCATGAAATTGAAGAAATTATCGGAATTGAAGCAACTGATGCACCAACCTGTTCAGCAAAAACTGGTTTGGGTGTTGAAGGCGTTTTAGAACGTTTAGTCGATGTTATTCCAGCACCTGAAGGCGATCGTGATGCTCCATTGCAAGCATTAATTATCGACTCATGGTTTGATAACTACCTAGGTGTAGTTTCTCTTGTACGTATTAAACAAGGTCGTATCCGTAAGGGCGACAAAATGTTGGTTAAATCGACAGGACAAACTCATCCAGTAACTTCAGTGGGTGTATTTAATCCTAAGCATACTGAAACAGATATTCTTGAAGCTGGTGAAGTAGGTTTTGTTATTGCAGGTATCAAAGATATTTTTGGTGCACCTGTAGGTGACACTATTACTCTTGCATCTACACCTGATGTTGCGATTTTACCAGGTTTCAAAAAGGTTAAACCACAGGTTTATGCTGGTCTTTTCCCAATTGATGCGAGTGATTTTGAGCCATTCCGTGAAGCGCTACAAAAATTGCAGATTAACGACTCGGCTTTATTCTTTGAACCGGAAAGCTCTGATGCATTAGGTTTTGGTTTCCGTTGTGGCTTCCTAGGAATGCTACACATGGAGATTGTACAAGAGCGTTTAGAGCGTGAGTATGATCTTGATCTCATCAGTTCTGCGCCTACCGTAATTTATGAAGCATTAACCAAAAAGGGCGAAACGATTTATATCGATAGTCCATCAAAAATGCCAGATGGATCTACTGTAGAAGATTTGCGTGAACCGATTGCAGAATGTCATATCCTTGTTCCGCAAGAGTACCTAGGGAATGTCATGACCCTCTGTATTGAACGCCGTGGTGTTCAAAAAGATATGAAATTCTTGGGTAATCAAGTTTCTATTACCTTCGAAATTCCGATGGCTGAAGTCGTTATGGATTTCTTTGATAAATTAAAATCATGTTCTCGTGGTTTTGCATCGCTAGACTATAACTTTGTGCGTTTCGAAAGTTCAGCTTTAGTTAAGGTTGATGTATTAATTAATAGTGACAAGGTTGATGCCTTGGCTATGATTTGTCACCGTAATGACGCGCGTCATCGTGGTATTGCATTGGTTGAGAAAATGAAAGATTTGATTCCTCGCCAAATGTACGACGTTGCTATTCAAGCAGCTATCGGTGCACAAATTATTGCTCGTTCTACTGTAAAAGCGATGCGTAAAAACGTATTAGCAAAATGTTATGGTGGTGACGTTTCGCGTAAGAAAAAACTACTTTCTAAGCAAAAAGAAGGTAAGAAACGTATGAAACAAGTGGGAAGTGTTGAAATTCCACAAGAAGCGTTCTTGGCTGTATTGAAAGTAGAAAGATAA
- a CDS encoding acyl-CoA thioesterase: MSSIFDLHIQVQPHHIDALGHVNNVMYVQWMQDVAAAHVETLGVGVTKYLELKHAMVAVEHHVQYRKAAFEGEQVVLRTWLDDINALYSFRQYVFFRPSDQAVLFVGNTKWACIEIATGRPKRMSPTFTHAYKPLDSNINPYDFTVSYAR; the protein is encoded by the coding sequence GTGAGTAGTATTTTTGATTTACATATTCAGGTACAGCCACATCATATTGATGCGTTAGGACATGTAAATAATGTGATGTATGTGCAGTGGATGCAAGATGTAGCTGCTGCTCATGTTGAAACTTTGGGAGTAGGGGTGACTAAGTATCTTGAATTAAAACATGCAATGGTTGCGGTTGAGCATCATGTGCAATATCGTAAAGCTGCATTTGAAGGCGAACAAGTTGTATTACGCACATGGTTAGATGATATCAACGCTCTTTATTCTTTCCGCCAGTATGTGTTTTTCCGTCCATCAGATCAGGCCGTATTATTTGTTGGAAATACAAAATGGGCATGTATTGAAATTGCCACAGGGCGTCCAAAACGAATGTCTCCAACTTTTACTCATGCGTACAAGCCGCTTGATTCAAACATAAACCCTTACGATTTTACGGTTTCATATGCTCGATAA
- a CDS encoding Do family serine endopeptidase — MKTRYLQQGMYAAVFTVAAVQANAAVDFSNLVEQVSPAVVSVNVVKKMTQDELLQQQVPEILKRFFGNQVIIPQQQGPQEKTAYGSAFFISKDGYLLTNHHVIENASRISITLNDRREIDATVVGSDERTDVALLKVTGNSYPALRVGNVDRLRVGEPVLAIGSPFGFDYSASAGIVSAKSRNMSGETSVPFIQTDVALNPGNSGGPLFNQNGEVVGVNSRIFSGTGGYMGLSFSIPIDVAMDVAEQLKTKGKVTRSYLGVMMQDIDRNLADAYKLPKPEGALITQISPNSPAQKAGLRAGDVILKYNGNPVPRTSELLYALNKVQPNQTVQFEVLRDDKTRNISATLTTAPDETPATGAQSAVSKGPVLGMSIRDLAEPEKSALSVKGGIYVQDVRRGGLASLSNIIPGDVIVQVNNNQILNSQDFSKVVSNLQKNTVARVAIIRQGQRAMLGLRIQ; from the coding sequence ATGAAAACTCGCTATTTACAACAAGGAATGTATGCAGCGGTATTTACAGTTGCTGCTGTTCAGGCAAATGCTGCTGTTGATTTTTCAAACCTCGTTGAACAAGTTAGTCCAGCAGTGGTGAGTGTAAACGTCGTAAAAAAAATGACTCAGGATGAACTATTGCAGCAGCAAGTCCCTGAAATTTTGAAACGTTTCTTTGGAAATCAGGTCATCATTCCACAGCAACAGGGTCCACAAGAAAAAACCGCATATGGTAGTGCATTCTTTATTAGTAAAGATGGTTACCTACTCACCAATCACCATGTGATTGAAAATGCCTCACGTATTAGTATTACTTTAAATGACCGCCGCGAAATTGATGCAACGGTGGTTGGTAGTGATGAGCGTACAGACGTTGCATTGTTAAAGGTGACTGGAAATAGCTATCCAGCTTTACGCGTAGGAAATGTTGATCGCTTACGAGTAGGAGAGCCAGTTTTAGCAATTGGTTCACCTTTTGGTTTTGACTACTCTGCGTCGGCAGGTATTGTGAGTGCTAAATCACGAAATATGAGTGGTGAAACTTCGGTACCATTTATTCAAACTGACGTTGCGCTAAACCCAGGTAACTCTGGTGGTCCATTGTTTAACCAAAATGGTGAAGTGGTCGGCGTAAACTCTCGAATATTTAGTGGTACTGGCGGCTATATGGGTTTGTCTTTCTCTATCCCGATTGACGTAGCAATGGATGTTGCCGAACAGCTTAAGACTAAAGGTAAGGTCACACGCTCTTATCTTGGTGTGATGATGCAAGACATTGACCGAAACCTTGCTGATGCTTATAAGTTACCGAAACCTGAAGGTGCTTTAATTACTCAAATTTCTCCGAACTCACCTGCACAAAAAGCAGGCTTGCGTGCCGGTGATGTGATTCTGAAATATAACGGTAATCCAGTACCGCGCACCAGTGAATTACTTTACGCATTAAACAAAGTACAGCCGAATCAAACTGTTCAGTTTGAAGTATTGCGTGATGACAAAACCCGTAATATTTCAGCAACTTTAACGACTGCTCCAGATGAAACGCCTGCTACAGGCGCCCAAAGTGCTGTATCTAAAGGCCCAGTTTTAGGAATGAGCATTCGTGATTTAGCTGAACCAGAAAAAAGTGCTTTAAGTGTGAAAGGTGGTATCTATGTACAGGATGTTCGCCGTGGTGGCTTAGCATCATTGTCAAATATCATTCCGGGTGATGTGATTGTTCAAGTCAACAATAACCAGATTTTAAATAGTCAGGATTTTTCAAAAGTTGTTTCTAACTTGCAAAAAAATACGGTAGCACGTGTTGCAATTATCCGTCAGGGACAACGCGCTATGCTTGGTTTACGTATCCAGTAA
- the tmk gene encoding dTMP kinase, giving the protein MFISFEGTEGVGKTTLIRKIHQHFEEQGKQVVLTREPGGTPLAEQIRSMLLAVNHDENMSHDTELLLIYAARAQHLQQVILPALESSKIVLSDRFTDASFAYQCSGRGLSQDKLQLLNQNFVSRMPEVTFWLDAPIELGMNRARERGALDRFEQEKLSFFTKVREGYETLWKAEPERIKRIDATQSPDQVFKQALQYLG; this is encoded by the coding sequence ATGTTTATTAGCTTTGAAGGCACGGAAGGGGTAGGTAAAACTACACTCATTCGAAAAATTCATCAGCATTTTGAAGAGCAAGGTAAACAAGTTGTTTTAACCCGAGAACCGGGTGGTACTCCGCTAGCTGAACAAATACGTTCTATGCTCTTGGCGGTGAATCATGATGAAAATATGAGCCATGATACCGAGTTACTACTCATTTATGCGGCGCGTGCTCAACACTTACAGCAGGTTATTTTACCGGCTCTAGAGTCTAGTAAAATTGTATTAAGTGATCGTTTTACCGATGCAAGCTTTGCTTACCAATGCTCTGGTCGTGGTTTAAGCCAAGATAAATTACAGCTTTTAAATCAGAACTTTGTTTCGCGCATGCCTGAGGTGACTTTCTGGTTAGATGCACCGATTGAATTGGGTATGAACCGTGCGCGTGAACGTGGAGCTTTAGATCGTTTTGAGCAAGAAAAGTTGAGTTTTTTCACTAAGGTTCGTGAAGGCTATGAAACCTTATGGAAAGCTGAACCAGAACGTATTAAGCGAATAGATGCAACCCAAAGTCCTGATCAGGTGTTCAAACAGGCATTGCAATATTTAGGATAA
- the rnc gene encoding ribonuclease III — translation MIKHQFKLSDPRLLSRIGYQFKQLELLQLALTHRSVSHKYNYERLEFLGDSLLGMIVANYLYHAYPNENEGRLTRMRATLVRQEALGKIATDLQLSRCLILSTGELKSGGHHRESILADTVEAIIGAIYIDSGDLNLLTDIVLKWYVPYLDHIEPTDQLKDPKSRLQEYLQARKKPLPVYEVVDIQGDAPHQHFKVECLIDGLSKIYGEGSSRRFAEQAAAAEILKLLEQ, via the coding sequence TTGATAAAACATCAGTTCAAACTAAGTGATCCTCGCTTATTGAGTCGAATCGGATATCAATTCAAGCAGCTTGAATTGTTACAGTTAGCTTTGACTCATCGTTCGGTGAGTCATAAATACAATTACGAGCGCTTGGAATTTTTAGGCGATTCATTATTAGGCATGATTGTTGCCAATTATCTATATCATGCCTATCCAAATGAAAATGAAGGTCGTCTAACGCGTATGCGAGCGACTTTAGTACGTCAGGAAGCTTTAGGCAAGATTGCAACCGATTTGCAACTTAGTCGGTGTTTAATATTAAGTACGGGCGAATTGAAATCAGGTGGTCATCATCGTGAGTCAATATTGGCTGATACGGTAGAAGCTATTATTGGTGCAATTTATATTGATAGTGGTGATCTCAACTTACTTACCGATATTGTGCTAAAATGGTATGTACCGTATTTAGACCATATTGAACCTACGGATCAACTTAAAGACCCGAAATCACGTTTACAAGAGTATCTACAAGCACGTAAAAAACCTCTCCCTGTTTACGAGGTTGTAGATATTCAGGGTGATGCACCTCACCAACACTTTAAAGTTGAATGTTTGATAGATGGCTTATCAAAGATTTATGGTGAGGGTTCAAGTCGTCGTTTTGCCGAGCAGGCAGCAGCGGCGGAAATTTTAAAGTTATTGGAGCAATAA